Proteins from one Catenuloplanes atrovinosus genomic window:
- the otsB gene encoding trehalose-phosphatase, translating into MTSPLDLDLRGPQLDPDLRAAIGRIARVPQLLVACDYDGTLAPIVEDHARAVPLPESVAAIRALAALPQTTVAVVSGRALRDLATLSRLPSEVHLVGSHGSEFDIGFIERLAPELIEVRTRLQMEIRAIAGGRAGIRLEAKPASIAVHYRGAEPIVARQVVDAIEAGPATWPGVYVKRGKEVLELSVVTTHKGTAIDQLRSQLSASAVLYIGDDVTDEDAFGTLHGPDVGIKIGSGDTRAGFRVGEPIEAARLLALVLQTRRNWLFGEHAVPIERHSMLSNRRTVALITPEAKVTWLCHPRPDASAIFADLLGGNPAGYFSVAPERGGIPLGQRYRPGTMTVETRWSGLTVTDWLDTSVHEDETGELTVATADSTLIRRVSGHGRVRLEFAPRPEFGQVAVQLQPAGDGLLVLGSNEPVALYSPGVTWTVESDGDRDTARAVVDLSQAGGEVVLELRFGSHDLAHTGIPALTRQEDAERPWRDWANTLTLPSVARDLVLRSALTMRGLTHEATGSILAAATTSLPEEVGGVRNWDYRYCWLRDAAMTARALVDLGSLSEAEAFLRWVDGCVERSGGHPERLHPLYTVEGYELGAEAVIDTLPGYAGSRPVRVGNLANHQLQLDIFGPVADLIAAVADARGSVRDEEWGLLESMVQAVERRWHEPDHGIWEARLAPRHHVFSKVMCWMTVDRAVRMVDRHGGAPRPEWAELRDKIGADVLEHGWHEGVGAYSVAYGDEDMDASSLWIGLSGLLPDDDPRFLATVLKIEADLRSGPVVYRYRWDDGLPGREGGFHICTAWLIEAYLRTGRRADAEELFTQMLDTAGPTGLLPEQYDPMAERGLGNHPQAYSHLGLVRCALLLNNVLTPA; encoded by the coding sequence GTGACGTCTCCGCTCGACCTCGACCTCCGGGGTCCTCAGCTCGACCCGGACCTGCGCGCCGCCATCGGGCGGATCGCCCGCGTCCCGCAGCTCCTCGTCGCCTGCGACTACGACGGCACGCTCGCCCCGATCGTGGAGGACCACGCCCGGGCCGTACCGCTGCCGGAGTCGGTCGCCGCGATCCGTGCGCTCGCCGCGCTGCCGCAGACCACCGTGGCGGTCGTGTCCGGCCGCGCGCTGCGCGACCTGGCGACGCTCTCCCGGCTGCCCAGCGAGGTGCACCTCGTCGGCAGCCACGGCTCCGAGTTCGACATCGGCTTCATCGAGCGGCTCGCGCCCGAGCTGATCGAGGTGCGTACCCGGCTGCAGATGGAGATCCGGGCGATCGCCGGCGGCCGGGCCGGCATCCGGCTGGAGGCGAAGCCGGCCAGCATCGCGGTGCACTACCGCGGCGCCGAGCCGATCGTCGCCCGCCAGGTGGTGGACGCGATCGAGGCCGGCCCCGCCACCTGGCCCGGCGTCTACGTCAAGCGCGGCAAGGAGGTGCTGGAGCTCTCCGTGGTCACCACCCACAAGGGCACCGCCATCGACCAGCTGCGCAGCCAGCTCAGCGCCAGCGCGGTGCTCTACATCGGCGACGACGTCACCGACGAGGACGCGTTCGGCACGCTGCACGGCCCGGACGTCGGCATCAAGATCGGCAGCGGCGACACCCGGGCCGGCTTCCGGGTCGGCGAGCCGATCGAGGCCGCCCGGCTGCTCGCGCTGGTGCTCCAGACGCGGCGCAACTGGCTGTTCGGCGAGCACGCGGTGCCGATCGAGCGCCACTCGATGCTCTCCAACCGGCGTACCGTCGCGCTGATCACGCCGGAGGCCAAGGTCACCTGGTTGTGCCACCCCCGCCCGGACGCCTCGGCGATCTTCGCGGACCTGCTCGGCGGCAACCCGGCCGGCTACTTCTCGGTCGCGCCGGAGCGCGGCGGCATCCCGCTCGGCCAGCGCTACCGGCCCGGCACCATGACCGTGGAGACCCGCTGGTCCGGCCTGACGGTCACGGACTGGCTCGACACCAGCGTGCACGAGGACGAAACCGGCGAACTGACCGTCGCCACCGCCGACTCCACGCTGATCCGCCGCGTCTCCGGCCACGGCCGGGTCCGGCTCGAGTTCGCGCCGCGCCCCGAGTTCGGCCAGGTCGCGGTGCAGCTTCAGCCGGCCGGCGACGGCCTGCTGGTGCTCGGCTCCAACGAGCCGGTCGCGCTCTACTCCCCCGGCGTCACCTGGACCGTCGAGTCGGACGGCGACCGGGACACCGCCCGCGCCGTCGTCGACCTCAGCCAGGCCGGCGGCGAGGTCGTGCTGGAGCTGCGGTTCGGGTCGCACGACCTCGCGCACACCGGCATCCCGGCGCTGACCCGCCAGGAGGACGCGGAACGCCCGTGGCGCGACTGGGCGAACACGCTCACGCTGCCGTCCGTCGCCCGTGACCTGGTGCTGCGCAGCGCGCTCACCATGCGCGGCCTCACCCACGAGGCCACCGGCTCGATCCTGGCCGCGGCCACCACGTCGCTGCCCGAGGAGGTCGGCGGCGTCCGCAACTGGGACTACCGGTACTGCTGGCTCCGCGACGCCGCGATGACCGCCCGCGCGCTGGTCGACCTGGGCTCGCTCAGCGAGGCCGAGGCGTTCCTGCGCTGGGTCGACGGCTGCGTCGAACGCAGCGGCGGCCACCCGGAGCGGCTGCACCCGCTCTACACGGTCGAGGGCTACGAGCTCGGTGCCGAGGCGGTCATCGACACGCTGCCCGGCTACGCCGGCTCCCGCCCGGTCCGCGTCGGCAACCTCGCCAACCACCAGCTCCAGCTGGACATCTTCGGCCCGGTCGCGGACCTGATCGCGGCCGTCGCCGACGCGCGCGGCTCGGTCCGCGACGAGGAGTGGGGCCTGCTGGAGTCGATGGTCCAGGCCGTCGAGCGCCGCTGGCACGAGCCCGACCACGGCATCTGGGAGGCCCGCCTTGCGCCGCGGCACCACGTGTTCTCCAAGGTCATGTGCTGGATGACCGTGGACCGCGCGGTCCGCATGGTCGACCGCCACGGCGGCGCCCCGCGGCCCGAGTGGGCCGAACTGCGCGACAAGATCGGCGCGGACGTGCTGGAGCACGGCTGGCACGAGGGCGTCGGCGCCTACTCCGTCGCCTACGGTGACGAGGACATGGACGCGTCGTCGCTGTGGATCGGCCTCTCCGGGCTGCTCCCCGACGACGACCCGCGCTTCCTGGCCACGGTCCTCAAGATCGAGGCGGACCTGCGGTCCGGGCCGGTCGTCTACCGCTACCGGTGGGACGACGGTCTCCCCGGCCGCGAGGGCGGCTTCCACATCTGCACGGCGTGGCTGATCGAGGCCTACCTACGCACCGGCCGCCGGGCCGACGCGGAGGAACTGTTCACGCAGATGCTGGACACGGCCGGCCCGACCGGCCTGCTGCCCGAACAGTACGACCCGATGGCCGAGCGCGGGCTGGGCAACCACCCGCAGGCCTACAGCCACCTCGGCCTGGTCCGCTGCGCCCTGCTCCTCAACAACGTCCTCACCCCGGCCTGA
- the cobA gene encoding uroporphyrinogen-III C-methyltransferase, which yields MTELYPLALRLTGRKVLVVGGGAVATRRVPALLSAGARVLLVSPHLTPALRSLVDAGRITWAERRFQAEDVDGAWLVQVAVDDNLAAAAVSAAALERRVFCVRADDRDAATAWTPAVARHGQVTVAVTAGGDPHRAQVVRDAVRDGLADGTLPGCHVPDTPASFRGPAPETAAAPGRVALVGAGPGDPELITVKGRRLLATADVVVADRLVPGLLLDELRPEVELVDASKIPYGPAKAQEEINRIIVDRARAGSFVVRLKGGDPYVFGRGGEEAVACAEAGVPVIVVPGVTSSIAAPAVAGIPVTHRGVAHEFTVVSGHVAPDDPTSLVDWPSLGGMRGTVVILMGLKNLPKIAATLMAHGRSASTPAAVVQEGTTSEQRVVKAALGDVVEKTAAAGIRPPAIVVVGDVVNALATVPVA from the coding sequence GTGACCGAGCTCTACCCCCTCGCGCTGCGCCTGACCGGCCGGAAGGTCCTCGTGGTCGGCGGCGGCGCGGTCGCCACCCGCCGCGTCCCCGCGCTGCTGTCCGCGGGCGCCCGCGTGCTGCTCGTCTCCCCGCACCTCACGCCCGCGCTCCGGTCGCTGGTCGACGCGGGCCGGATCACCTGGGCCGAGCGGCGGTTCCAGGCCGAGGACGTCGACGGCGCCTGGCTGGTCCAGGTGGCGGTGGACGACAACCTCGCCGCCGCCGCGGTCAGCGCCGCCGCGCTGGAACGGCGCGTGTTCTGCGTCCGCGCGGACGACCGTGACGCCGCCACCGCCTGGACGCCCGCTGTCGCCCGGCACGGGCAGGTGACGGTGGCGGTCACCGCCGGCGGCGATCCGCACCGCGCGCAGGTCGTCCGGGACGCCGTGCGGGACGGCCTGGCCGACGGCACGCTGCCCGGCTGCCACGTGCCGGACACGCCCGCCTCGTTCCGCGGCCCGGCCCCGGAGACCGCGGCCGCACCCGGGCGGGTGGCGCTGGTCGGCGCCGGGCCGGGCGACCCGGAGCTGATCACGGTCAAGGGACGGCGGCTGCTCGCCACCGCGGACGTGGTGGTCGCCGACCGCCTGGTGCCCGGCCTGCTGCTCGACGAGTTGCGGCCGGAGGTGGAACTGGTCGACGCGTCGAAGATCCCCTACGGGCCGGCCAAGGCGCAGGAGGAGATCAACCGGATTATCGTGGACCGCGCGCGGGCCGGCTCGTTCGTGGTGCGGCTCAAAGGCGGCGATCCGTACGTGTTCGGCCGGGGCGGCGAGGAGGCCGTGGCGTGCGCCGAGGCGGGCGTGCCGGTCATCGTCGTACCGGGGGTGACCAGCTCGATCGCGGCGCCGGCGGTGGCCGGCATCCCGGTCACGCACCGCGGGGTGGCGCACGAGTTCACCGTGGTGTCCGGGCACGTCGCGCCGGACGACCCGACGTCGCTGGTCGACTGGCCGTCGCTGGGCGGCATGCGCGGCACGGTGGTGATCCTGATGGGCCTGAAGAACCTGCCGAAGATCGCGGCGACGCTGATGGCGCACGGCCGCTCGGCATCGACGCCGGCGGCGGTGGTCCAGGAGGGTACGACCAGCGAGCAGCGCGTGGTCAAGGCCGCGCTCGGCGACGTGGTGGAGAAGACGGCCGCGGCCGGCATCCGGCCCCCTGCGATCGTCGTGGTGGGCGACGTGGTCAACGCGCTCGCGACGGTGCCGGTCGCATAG
- the cobT gene encoding nicotinate-nucleotide--dimethylbenzimidazole phosphoribosyltransferase, producing the protein MRETLDAIRPPDEEAMAAARARHDRLTKPAGSLGALEELSIRLAGLAGTCPPPLPAPAAVAVFAGDHGVHAQRVSPWPQEVTVQMVANYLAGGAVVNAFAREVGAGVHVVDVGVAADLDPAPGLIVAKVRPGTDDLAVGPAMSEADARAAIEAGIRVADRLVADGARILIAGDMGIANTTPAAALIAAFTGRDAAEVTGRGTGIDDYTLQLKTSVVRTALRRLPADPDPLRVLAEVGGLEHAAIAGFMLAAAAHRVPLIVDGVNTLAGALVAAALHPGVTAALVAGHRSVEPGATAALAHLGLDPLIDLHMRLGEGTGAVLALPIVAAAVRVLHEVATFDSAGVTEK; encoded by the coding sequence ATGCGGGAGACGCTTGACGCCATCCGTCCGCCGGACGAGGAGGCGATGGCGGCCGCCCGGGCGCGGCACGACCGCCTCACCAAGCCCGCCGGCTCACTCGGCGCGCTGGAGGAGCTCTCCATCCGCCTGGCCGGCCTGGCCGGGACCTGCCCGCCGCCGCTGCCCGCGCCGGCCGCGGTCGCGGTCTTCGCCGGTGACCACGGCGTCCACGCCCAGCGCGTGTCGCCGTGGCCGCAGGAGGTGACCGTGCAGATGGTGGCGAACTACCTGGCCGGCGGCGCCGTGGTCAACGCGTTCGCCCGGGAGGTCGGCGCCGGCGTGCACGTGGTCGACGTGGGCGTGGCCGCCGACCTCGATCCCGCGCCCGGCCTGATCGTCGCCAAGGTGCGCCCCGGCACCGACGACCTCGCGGTCGGGCCCGCGATGAGCGAGGCGGACGCGCGGGCCGCGATCGAGGCCGGCATCCGGGTCGCGGACCGGCTGGTCGCGGACGGCGCGAGAATCCTGATCGCGGGCGACATGGGCATCGCGAACACCACCCCCGCCGCCGCGCTGATCGCGGCGTTCACCGGGCGGGACGCGGCCGAGGTCACCGGGCGCGGCACCGGCATCGACGACTACACCCTTCAACTCAAGACCTCGGTGGTACGGACCGCGCTGCGCCGGCTGCCGGCGGACCCGGACCCGCTGCGCGTGCTCGCCGAGGTCGGCGGGCTGGAGCACGCGGCGATCGCCGGGTTCATGCTGGCGGCGGCGGCGCACCGGGTGCCGCTGATCGTCGACGGGGTGAACACGCTGGCCGGCGCGCTCGTCGCGGCCGCGCTGCATCCCGGCGTGACGGCCGCGCTCGTGGCCGGCCACCGCTCGGTCGAGCCGGGCGCCACCGCGGCGCTCGCCCACCTCGGCCTCGACCCGCTCATCGACCTGCACATGCGGCTCGGCGAGGGCACCGGCGCGGTGCTCGCGCTGCCCATCGTGGCCGCCGCCGTCCGCGTGCTGCACGAGGTCGCCACCTTCGACTCCGCCGGAGTGACCGAGAAGTGA
- the cobC gene encoding Rv2231c family pyridoxal phosphate-dependent protein CobC, translating to MHEELGHHGDAEVAPGLVDLAVNVRRDPMPEWLSAPILASLSALAAYPDPGPATAAIAARHRRPPEEVLLTAGAAQGFVLLAQALRDARCPVVVHPQFTEPEAALRGAGHDVRRVVLPGDFTLPPDLPLPDGADLVFIGNPTNPTSVLHPADRIAALAAPGRVLVVDEAFADSAYRPGLDREPESLAERRDLPGLVVVRSLTKTWGLAGLRVGYLLGPADLIARCRAVQPLWPVSTPALAAAEACASPVAVATEREIAARLADDRRYLVHRLRALPGVTVIGAPASAFVLVRVAGADKLRLALRENGVAVRRGDTFPGLGPDYVRVAVRDTATTDRFLAVLRTLLEVDGFEERADHAGDA from the coding sequence TTGCACGAGGAGCTGGGCCACCACGGTGACGCGGAGGTGGCGCCCGGGCTGGTCGACCTGGCCGTGAACGTGCGCCGCGACCCGATGCCCGAGTGGCTGTCCGCGCCGATCCTGGCGTCGCTGTCCGCGCTCGCGGCGTACCCCGACCCCGGCCCGGCCACCGCGGCGATCGCCGCCCGGCACCGCCGCCCGCCGGAGGAGGTGCTGCTCACCGCCGGTGCCGCCCAGGGCTTCGTGCTGCTGGCCCAGGCGTTGCGCGACGCGCGCTGCCCGGTCGTGGTGCACCCGCAGTTCACCGAGCCGGAGGCGGCGCTGCGCGGCGCCGGGCACGACGTCCGGCGGGTGGTGCTCCCCGGCGACTTCACGCTCCCGCCCGACCTCCCGCTGCCGGACGGCGCGGACCTGGTCTTCATCGGCAACCCGACGAACCCGACCTCGGTGCTGCACCCGGCGGACCGGATCGCGGCGCTGGCCGCGCCCGGCCGGGTGCTGGTGGTGGACGAGGCGTTCGCGGACAGCGCGTACCGGCCCGGCCTCGACCGCGAGCCGGAGTCGCTGGCCGAACGGCGCGACCTGCCCGGGCTGGTCGTGGTGCGCAGCCTGACCAAGACCTGGGGGCTGGCCGGGCTGCGGGTCGGCTACCTGCTCGGGCCGGCCGACCTGATCGCGCGCTGCCGGGCCGTACAGCCGCTCTGGCCGGTCTCCACGCCCGCGCTGGCGGCGGCGGAGGCGTGCGCGTCCCCGGTGGCGGTCGCCACCGAACGCGAGATCGCCGCGCGGCTGGCCGACGATCGGCGATACCTTGTGCACCGGCTTCGCGCGCTGCCGGGCGTGACCGTGATCGGCGCACCGGCCAGCGCGTTCGTCCTCGTCAGGGTCGCCGGGGCGGACAAACTGCGGCTCGCGCTGCGGGAGAACGGCGTCGCGGTACGGCGCGGCGACACGTTCCCCGGGCTGGGACCGGACTACGTGCGCGTCGCGGTGCGGGACACTGCCACCACGGACCGTTTCCTGGCGGTGCTCCGTACCCTGCTGGAGGTCGACGGCTTCGAGGAAAGGGCTGATCATGCGGGAGACGCTTGA
- a CDS encoding transglycosylase domain-containing protein translates to MERTTSAAGKLAALLRTGIIVGVIVAGMAYPLAALAGLGAKAGIEKVRELPRELTVPPNAQTSYVYAADGKTLITMFYEEHRKPLALSDISRHVQHAIIAAEDARFYEHNGVDMKGAARAFVANQRAGGVSQGASTLTMQYVRMALRDGAESPVQALAATEQTTGRKLREMRLAMEVEKRMSKEQILEGYLNSAYFGHRAYGIGAAAEVFFSKDAGSLTVAEAALLAGLVKAPSAYDPAGRDQEAAIARRDYVIDRMTQAGHLSARQARKEKAAPIELKLTNPPNDCLAVPERVNDWGFFCDYFKNWWMQQAAFGKDPAERLDRLRRGGYHIVTTLDPAVQADAQRHVLDKEGTRSRYAHGTVAVEPGSGHVRAMAVNRVYSLDKRDNGRHSDARLRRAGLLGTYPNTVNPLLGGGDMPGYQAGSTFKLFTMLAALDEGLPLSTSYYAPERLKTKYPADWNDPTRCGDRWCVRNASTSMTGRKNMWSGFGQSVNTYFVQLEQKVGAQRAVRMAERLGLRWRTEIDRVQASPERARGWGAFTLGVADTTPLEMANAYATVAAEGRYCEPLPVLSVTGPDGRPATRTVNGAPVEVARSRCHQAIPVEVARAATDAARCTTGSSDGGRCGGWSTAGGVRGTVDRPVAGKSGTTDNYQASWFVGYVPQLAVAAFLADPDNPQHRVGTEHSYKSRTTVAETLRDAMRDQPVKRFTAPSEQLMYGADRDSGRDSDSDSGSGRE, encoded by the coding sequence ATGGAGCGCACTACCTCCGCGGCCGGCAAGCTCGCCGCCCTCCTCCGTACCGGGATCATCGTCGGAGTGATCGTCGCGGGGATGGCGTACCCGCTGGCCGCCCTGGCCGGGCTCGGCGCCAAGGCCGGCATCGAGAAGGTGCGCGAGCTCCCCCGCGAGCTGACCGTCCCGCCCAACGCGCAGACCAGCTACGTCTACGCCGCCGACGGCAAGACGCTGATCACGATGTTCTACGAGGAGCACCGCAAGCCGCTCGCGCTCAGCGACATCTCCCGGCACGTCCAGCACGCGATCATCGCGGCCGAGGACGCGCGCTTCTACGAACACAACGGCGTCGACATGAAGGGCGCGGCCCGCGCGTTCGTCGCGAATCAGCGGGCCGGCGGCGTCTCCCAGGGCGCCTCCACGCTGACCATGCAGTACGTCCGGATGGCGCTGCGCGACGGCGCCGAGTCGCCGGTCCAGGCGCTCGCCGCCACCGAGCAGACCACCGGCCGCAAGCTGCGCGAGATGCGGCTGGCCATGGAGGTCGAGAAGCGGATGTCCAAGGAGCAGATCCTGGAGGGCTACCTCAACTCCGCCTACTTCGGGCACCGCGCGTACGGCATCGGCGCCGCCGCCGAGGTCTTCTTCTCCAAGGACGCCGGCTCGCTGACCGTGGCCGAGGCCGCGCTGCTGGCCGGCCTGGTCAAGGCGCCCTCCGCGTACGACCCGGCGGGCCGGGACCAGGAGGCCGCGATCGCGCGCCGCGACTACGTGATCGACCGGATGACGCAGGCCGGCCACCTCAGCGCGCGGCAGGCGCGGAAGGAGAAGGCCGCGCCGATCGAGCTGAAGCTGACGAACCCGCCGAACGACTGCCTCGCGGTGCCCGAGCGCGTCAACGACTGGGGCTTCTTCTGCGACTACTTCAAGAACTGGTGGATGCAGCAGGCCGCGTTCGGCAAGGACCCGGCCGAGCGGCTGGACCGGCTCCGGCGCGGCGGCTACCACATCGTGACCACGCTCGACCCGGCCGTGCAGGCCGACGCGCAGCGGCACGTGCTCGACAAGGAGGGGACCCGCAGCCGGTACGCGCACGGCACGGTCGCGGTCGAGCCGGGCAGCGGGCACGTGCGCGCGATGGCGGTCAACCGGGTCTACTCGCTGGACAAGAGGGACAACGGCCGGCACAGCGACGCGCGACTGCGCCGGGCCGGCCTGCTCGGCACCTACCCGAACACGGTCAACCCGCTGCTCGGCGGCGGCGACATGCCCGGCTACCAGGCCGGCTCCACGTTCAAGCTGTTCACCATGCTCGCGGCGCTGGACGAGGGACTGCCGCTGAGCACCAGCTACTACGCGCCGGAGCGGCTGAAGACCAAGTACCCGGCGGACTGGAACGACCCGACCCGGTGCGGCGACCGCTGGTGCGTGCGCAACGCCAGCACGTCGATGACCGGGCGGAAGAACATGTGGTCCGGCTTCGGCCAGTCGGTGAACACCTACTTCGTACAGCTGGAGCAGAAGGTCGGGGCGCAGCGCGCGGTGCGCATGGCGGAACGGCTCGGCCTGCGCTGGCGCACCGAGATCGACCGCGTTCAGGCCTCACCGGAGCGGGCGCGCGGCTGGGGCGCGTTCACGCTCGGCGTCGCGGACACCACGCCGCTGGAGATGGCCAACGCGTACGCCACCGTGGCGGCGGAGGGCCGCTACTGCGAGCCGCTGCCGGTGCTCTCCGTGACCGGCCCGGACGGCAGGCCCGCCACCCGTACCGTGAACGGCGCCCCGGTCGAGGTCGCGCGATCGCGCTGCCACCAGGCGATCCCGGTCGAGGTGGCGCGCGCGGCGACGGACGCGGCCCGGTGCACCACCGGCTCCTCGGACGGCGGCCGGTGCGGCGGCTGGTCGACCGCGGGCGGCGTGCGCGGCACGGTGGACCGCCCGGTCGCCGGCAAATCCGGCACCACCGACAACTACCAGGCGTCCTGGTTCGTCGGGTACGTCCCGCAGCTGGCCGTGGCCGCGTTCCTGGCCGACCCGGACAATCCGCAGCACCGGGTCGGCACTGAGCACAGCTACAAGTCGCGGACCACGGTCGCGGAGACGCTGCGCGACGCGATGCGCGACCAGCCGGTCAAGCGCTTCACCGCGCCGTCCGAGCAGCTGATGTACGGCGCGGACCGGGACTCCGGCCGCGACTCCGACTCCGACTCCGGCTCCGGCCGCGAGTGA
- a CDS encoding GNAT family N-acetyltransferase — MSGLVAVRPFPALTVSTPRLLVRALTGADAKQIGVVFSDRMTRRWLPFDEDAGPIDGLEWCTEEAQERRDSGAGDHLGIVRREDDRLIGSLWTKRTDWAGRVTEVCVALEPAARGYGLAAEAVIAVSFALIMEHGFARLEIRVPPGNVAARRVAEKAGFSYEGVLRSAGHVLGARADLEVWSLVAADLR; from the coding sequence GTGAGTGGCCTCGTGGCGGTGCGCCCGTTCCCGGCGTTGACCGTCTCCACCCCGCGCCTGCTCGTGCGCGCGCTGACCGGCGCGGACGCCAAGCAGATCGGCGTCGTCTTCAGCGACCGGATGACGCGGCGGTGGCTGCCGTTCGACGAGGACGCCGGGCCGATAGACGGGCTGGAGTGGTGCACGGAGGAGGCGCAGGAGCGGCGGGACAGCGGCGCCGGTGACCACCTCGGCATCGTCCGCCGGGAGGACGACCGGCTGATCGGCAGCCTCTGGACGAAGCGCACCGACTGGGCCGGCCGGGTCACCGAGGTGTGCGTCGCGCTGGAGCCGGCCGCCCGGGGCTACGGGCTGGCCGCCGAGGCGGTCATCGCGGTGTCGTTCGCGCTGATCATGGAGCACGGCTTCGCGCGGCTGGAGATCCGGGTGCCGCCCGGCAACGTGGCGGCCCGCCGGGTCGCGGAGAAGGCCGGGTTCAGCTACGAGGGGGTGCTGCGCAGCGCCGGGCACGTGCTCGGCGCGCGCGCCGACCTGGAGGTGTGGTCGCTGGTCGCGGCCGACCTGCGGTGA
- a CDS encoding SURF1 family cytochrome oxidase biogenesis protein, translating to MYRFLFTPRWLGYLALALAAAGVMVLLGNWQLSRYQERSAINDRIDRADSVAPVPLTSTMDAPDRAGTPGTAPGKDVEWTRVTVTGVYDPANEILARSRTVAGQVGFEVITPLRLPDGTAVLIDRGWIPPAEGDALARPAIPPAPTGTVTVIGKIHLSESKAGTLDRRDGRLETRRIGLPTLAPELPYPIYGAYLLLTEQQPAADPAFVQIEARHENAWQNGGYAVQWWLFAALTLAGFIWLAHREARGPTTPTSRLTEDTTPYAQTP from the coding sequence GTGTACCGGTTCCTGTTCACCCCCCGCTGGCTGGGCTATCTCGCACTGGCCCTGGCCGCGGCCGGGGTCATGGTGCTGCTCGGCAACTGGCAGCTCAGCCGTTACCAGGAACGCAGCGCGATCAACGACCGCATCGACCGCGCGGACAGCGTCGCACCGGTCCCGCTCACCTCGACCATGGACGCGCCCGACCGGGCCGGCACGCCCGGCACCGCCCCCGGCAAGGACGTCGAGTGGACCCGCGTCACCGTCACCGGCGTCTACGACCCGGCGAACGAGATCCTCGCCCGCAGCCGTACCGTCGCGGGCCAGGTCGGCTTCGAGGTGATCACCCCGCTCCGGCTGCCCGACGGCACCGCCGTCCTGATCGACCGCGGCTGGATCCCACCCGCCGAGGGCGACGCGCTGGCCCGCCCCGCGATCCCGCCCGCCCCCACCGGCACCGTCACCGTGATCGGCAAAATCCACCTCTCCGAGAGCAAGGCCGGCACCCTCGACCGCCGCGACGGCCGCCTCGAGACCCGCCGCATCGGCCTCCCCACGCTCGCGCCCGAGCTGCCGTACCCCATCTACGGCGCGTATCTCCTGCTCACCGAGCAACAGCCGGCCGCCGACCCGGCATTCGTCCAGATCGAGGCCCGCCACGAGAACGCCTGGCAGAACGGCGGCTACGCCGTCCAGTGGTGGCTCTTCGCCGCCCTCACCCTCGCCGGCTTCATCTGGCTCGCCCACCGCGAGGCCCGCGGCCCCACCACCCCCACCAGCCGCCTCACCGAAGACACCACCCCCTACGCCCAAACCCCCTGA